The Lycium barbarum isolate Lr01 chromosome 9, ASM1917538v2, whole genome shotgun sequence genome has a segment encoding these proteins:
- the LOC132611431 gene encoding 3-ketoacyl-CoA synthase 20-like: MILLAKTVPLALLNRDVSSFNFLYNILSLAMAENASLFCVKNIKLGYHYLISYSVYLFVIPIILSSIGFHLLTFNVEDVNNHIPILKSLSIIIIVFLAALYLRGHPRNVYLVDFACYKPDLSDMMSKQEFLDIVTSTFDEDSANLQKKVLERCGYSDKTYVPESIRMLPAKLLTFNNCRKEIEKVMFGAVDDLMSKTGVKACEIGIVIVNIGVHNPTPSLSSMIVNHYKLGLDVLTYNISGMGCSAGLISIDLANRLLQVSQMLLFRFSKRESINAGYYLGKDRSKLITNCLFRMGAAAILLSNRITDYRRSKYKLKHVVRTYKGADDRAFKSIYQEQDEDGNIGISLSKTLTVVVGETLKANITTLGPLVLPMSEKLLFFVSLIARKTFKMKNIFKKPYVPDFKMAFDHFFIHTGGRAVLDEMEKNLELTEWHMEPSRMTLYRFGNTSSSSLWYELAYAEAKGRITKGDRAWQIGFGSGFKCNSVVWHALKTINPANLEKNPWTGEIQDFPVHVPTMMPLSS; the protein is encoded by the exons ATGATATTGCTTGCTAAAACAGTTCCTTTAGCACTGTTAAATAGAGACGTCAGCTCCTTTAATTTTCTCTACAATATCCTTTCACTAGCAATGGCAGAAAATGCTTCTCTCTTCTGTGTTAAAAACATAAAACTTGGATACCATTATCTAATCTCCTATTCAGTTTACCTCTTTGTCATCCCCATAATCCTTTCTTCCATAGGATTTCACCTTCTTACCTTTAACGTCGAAGATGTCAACAACCATATCCCCATACTGAAATCATtgtctattattattattgtttttttGGCCGCGCTATACTTAAGGGGTCATCCAAGAAACGTTTACTTGGTAGATTTTGCATGTTACAAGCCAGATCTGTCTGATATGATGAGCAAACAAGAGTTTCTAGACATAGTTACATCAACATTCGATGAGGACAGCGCGAATTTACAGAAGAAAGTGTTAGAAAGATGTGGATATAGTGACAAGACGTATGTTCCAGAGAGCATCAGAATGCTACCAGCGAAGTTATTGACGTTTAATAATTGTAGGAAGGAAATAGAGAAGGTTATGTTTGGAGCCGTAGACGATCTAATGTCGAAAACTGGAGTGAAGGCTTGTGAGATTGGGATAGTGATAGTGAACATTGGCGTTCACAACCCAACACCTTCGTTATCCTCCATGATTGTCAACCATTACAAGCTTGGACTCGATGTGCTTACTTATAATATTAGTGGCATGGGATGTAGTGCTGGACTCATTTCTATTGACCTTGCAAATCGGCTTTTGCAGGTTAGTCAAATGCTTCTTTTTCGTTTTTCCAAAAGAG AAAGCATCAATGCTGGTTACTACCTAGGCAAGGATCGATCAAAGCTTATAACAAACTGTCTTTTCCGTATGGGGGCAGCTGCCATTCTCCTCTCCAATCGCATCACAGACTATCGCCGTTcaaaatataaactcaagcaCGTCGTGCGTACCTACAAAGGAGCTGATGACAGGGCTTTCAAAAGCATATACCAAGAACAAGATGAAGATGGAAATATTGGCATATCACTCTCGAAAACCCTAACAGTCGTAGTAGGAGAAACTCTCAAAGCCAATATAACAACTCTAGGGCCATTGGTGCTTCCTATGTCCGAGAAACTTTTATTTTTCGTATCCTTAATTGCTAGAAAGACGTTTAAAATGAAGAATATTTTCAAGAAGCCATATGTTCCCGACTTCAAGATGGCTTTCGATCATTTCTTCATTCACACGGGAGGAAGAGCAGTGTTGGATGAGATGGAAAAGAATCTTGAGCTCACAGAATGGCATATGGAGCCTTCAAGAATGACACTTTACAGGTTTGGAAACACATCAAGTAGCTCATTGTGGTATGAGTTGGCCTACGCTGAGGCCAAAGGGAGGATAACAAAGGGTGACAGAGCATGGCAAATAGGTTTTGGCTCAGGTTTCAAATGTAATAGTGTCGTTTGGCATGCCCTTAAAACTATTAATCCTGCGAATCT